From a single Alloactinosynnema sp. L-07 genomic region:
- a CDS encoding VanZ family protein produces MVLITVAVLPLAALAAWALARRRSATGTTPAWRMSLAEVGIVYGTVPWVWMIMLPGGGAGTVSGRVNLVPLQDLLTMSTGQVVGNLLVFTALGFLGPLRFAALASVPRILVFAAGCSVLLETAQYVLRLDRVSSVDDVLLNAAGAGLAAAASRRWWRTTAGAIYRAA; encoded by the coding sequence GTGGTGCTCATTACGGTGGCCGTACTGCCGTTGGCCGCGCTGGCGGCATGGGCTCTGGCACGCCGTAGGAGTGCCACCGGCACCACGCCCGCGTGGCGGATGTCGCTGGCCGAGGTCGGCATCGTCTACGGAACGGTGCCGTGGGTATGGATGATCATGTTGCCGGGCGGCGGGGCAGGCACCGTCTCCGGTCGGGTGAACCTGGTACCGCTGCAGGACCTGCTCACTATGTCGACGGGCCAGGTCGTCGGCAACCTGCTGGTGTTCACGGCACTGGGGTTTCTCGGCCCGCTGCGGTTCGCGGCGCTGGCGTCGGTACCGCGGATCCTGGTGTTCGCGGCGGGCTGCTCGGTCCTGCTCGAGACCGCGCAGTACGTGCTGCGGCTGGACCGGGTGTCCTCTGTGGACGACGTACTGCTCAACGCCGCGGGCGCCGGGCTGGCCGCGGCGGCGTCGCGCCGCTGGTGGCGCACTACGGCCGGAGCGATATACCGTGCCGCTTAG
- a CDS encoding YdeI family protein: protein MTEPTITCEDVAEWESWLEANHDSQASVWIKIAKKNSGIASITANEGIDGALCFGWIDGQRRSLDETHFLQRYSRRRPKGTWSQVNVAKVAALTAEGRMRPGGLAEVEAAKADGRWAAAYASQKAATVPDDLAEALTRDKSAAQAFEALDKTSRYAILLDLMKARTPATRATRLEKAIDALRGATRA, encoded by the coding sequence ATGACCGAGCCGACCATCACCTGCGAAGACGTCGCCGAATGGGAGTCGTGGCTGGAGGCCAACCACGACTCCCAGGCGAGCGTCTGGATCAAGATCGCCAAGAAGAACAGCGGAATCGCCTCGATCACCGCGAACGAGGGAATCGACGGCGCACTCTGTTTCGGGTGGATCGATGGCCAGCGCCGGTCGCTGGACGAGACGCACTTCCTCCAGCGGTACTCACGCCGACGCCCCAAGGGCACCTGGTCGCAGGTCAACGTCGCCAAGGTAGCGGCCCTGACCGCGGAGGGACGCATGCGTCCGGGAGGTTTGGCGGAGGTGGAAGCCGCCAAAGCCGACGGCCGCTGGGCCGCCGCGTACGCCTCGCAGAAAGCGGCAACGGTTCCCGACGACCTCGCCGAGGCGCTGACCCGCGACAAGTCCGCCGCCCAGGCATTCGAGGCCCTGGACAAGACCAGCCGCTACGCGATCCTGCTCGACCTCATGAAGGCCCGCACCCCCGCCACCCGCGCGACCCGCCTCGAAAAGGCGATCGACGCACTCCGCGGCGCCACGCGCGCCTAA
- a CDS encoding choline/carnitine O-acyltransferase: MNSSPDWSPRTFGNEDRLPRVPLPTLAETCARFLEWCGPLLTAEELAATESAVAAYMAPDSAAHELHAALVEYNETPGVHSWLDTFWPSRYLGRRDRIALNANFFFLFKDTDETQTERAAGLIAGAVAYKQLLDDERVPPVVQRGQALSMEQNKYLFSSTRIPGDPQDTVRTPYSDEWPGPSRARHIAVLRGGNIYRMDVLGAEGTPHSLDDLSAGLNAIIKSAAAPAEFPVGHLTTLARAEWAATRQSLAESNAAAVDTIETALFCVCLEDIAPSGDQEACDQLLYGDNRWFDKAVSLVVFADGKAGINIEHQGLDGTTILAFVDALLNSTPQEHETSSGAAAQGLPAIEPVEFALTDALRETIKSAGAAFTQYAADTATQTVSFADFGATRAKQLGMSPDAFAQLAYQLAHKRTKGFAGATYESIATRQYNRGRTEAMRVVTPEVLAFLSAMESDDVNARRAAFRAAAEKHVARAKECQAGQAPEQHLWELQLIQKRRGTGAPLALYDTPGWLKMRDDYLSTSSAPSTNITYFGFGSTSPQCIGVAYVLLPDSLNIYLSTPIQVAAEMHTFADNLSGAVVELQELLA; this comes from the coding sequence GTGAACAGCAGCCCGGATTGGTCTCCCCGCACCTTCGGCAATGAGGACCGGCTGCCCCGGGTCCCACTGCCCACGCTCGCCGAGACGTGCGCGCGGTTCCTGGAATGGTGCGGCCCGCTGCTGACCGCCGAGGAACTGGCCGCGACCGAGTCCGCCGTCGCCGCCTACATGGCGCCGGACAGCGCCGCGCACGAGCTGCACGCGGCTCTCGTCGAGTACAACGAGACCCCGGGCGTGCACAGCTGGCTCGACACGTTCTGGCCGTCGCGCTACCTCGGCCGTCGCGACCGAATCGCCCTCAACGCGAACTTCTTCTTCCTCTTCAAGGACACCGACGAGACGCAGACCGAGCGCGCGGCGGGCCTGATCGCCGGTGCCGTGGCCTACAAGCAACTGCTGGACGACGAGCGCGTCCCGCCGGTCGTCCAGCGCGGCCAGGCGCTGTCGATGGAGCAGAACAAGTACCTCTTCTCGTCGACCCGAATCCCGGGCGACCCGCAGGACACCGTGCGCACCCCGTACAGCGACGAGTGGCCCGGCCCGTCGCGGGCACGGCACATCGCGGTCCTGCGCGGCGGCAACATCTACCGAATGGACGTGCTCGGCGCCGAGGGCACCCCGCACTCCCTGGACGACCTGTCCGCGGGCCTGAACGCGATCATCAAGTCCGCCGCCGCCCCCGCCGAGTTCCCGGTCGGCCACCTGACCACCCTGGCCCGCGCCGAGTGGGCGGCCACTCGCCAGAGCCTCGCCGAGTCGAACGCCGCCGCCGTCGACACAATCGAGACGGCGCTGTTCTGCGTGTGCCTTGAGGACATCGCGCCCTCGGGTGATCAGGAAGCGTGCGACCAGCTGCTCTACGGCGACAACCGCTGGTTCGACAAGGCCGTGTCCCTCGTCGTCTTCGCCGACGGCAAGGCCGGGATCAACATCGAGCACCAGGGCCTCGACGGCACCACCATCCTCGCCTTCGTCGACGCCCTGCTGAACTCCACCCCCCAGGAACACGAGACGTCGTCGGGCGCCGCCGCCCAGGGTCTGCCCGCCATCGAACCCGTCGAGTTCGCCCTGACCGATGCCCTGCGCGAGACGATCAAGTCAGCGGGCGCCGCCTTCACCCAGTACGCCGCCGACACCGCCACCCAGACGGTGTCGTTCGCGGACTTCGGCGCCACCCGCGCCAAGCAACTCGGAATGTCCCCGGACGCCTTCGCCCAGCTGGCCTACCAACTGGCGCACAAGCGCACCAAGGGCTTCGCGGGCGCCACGTACGAATCGATCGCCACCCGCCAGTACAACCGCGGCCGCACCGAAGCCATGCGCGTGGTCACCCCCGAGGTCCTGGCGTTCCTGTCCGCGATGGAATCCGACGACGTCAACGCCCGCCGCGCCGCCTTCCGCGCCGCGGCCGAGAAGCACGTCGCGCGAGCCAAGGAATGCCAGGCGGGCCAAGCCCCCGAACAGCACCTTTGGGAACTCCAGCTGATCCAGAAGCGCCGCGGCACCGGTGCACCGCTCGCGCTCTACGACACCCCCGGCTGGCTCAAGATGCGCGACGACTACCTGAGCACCAGTTCGGCCCCGTCGACGAACATCACCTACTTCGGCTTCGGCTCCACCAGCCCCCAATGCATCGGCGTGGCCTATGTCCTGCTCCCTGACAGCCTCAACATCTACCTGAGCACCCCCATCCAGGTCGCCGCCGAGATGCACACCTTCGCCGACAACCTCAGCGGTGCCGTGGTCGAACTGCAAGAACTGCTCGCGTAG
- a CDS encoding class I SAM-dependent methyltransferase, translating into MDLDATGKTSFDDIYTQPDPRGYFGVLSALDYRIPELAKPYFLKLIQEFQEQRGAEATVLDIGCSYGINAALLRCDSTMDEMAERYRAVSGLNTDTISSIDRRFVEQRGGLDGVRFVGFDASEPALAYARAAGFVDDTLHADLESADPTDAQRAALAGVDIVVSTGCVGYVTEKTIGRVAEVGRPWMAHFVLRMFSFAPIAERLSALGYRTERVDGVFKQRRFASAEEQDQVIESLAAAGVDPSGLESDGWLYAQLFVSRPRDTH; encoded by the coding sequence GTGGACTTGGACGCGACCGGAAAGACCTCCTTCGACGACATCTACACCCAGCCCGACCCGCGCGGCTATTTCGGCGTGCTGAGCGCGCTGGACTACCGCATCCCCGAACTGGCCAAGCCGTACTTCCTCAAGCTCATCCAGGAGTTCCAGGAACAGCGCGGCGCCGAGGCGACCGTGCTCGACATCGGCTGCTCATACGGGATCAACGCCGCGCTGCTGCGCTGCGACTCCACTATGGACGAGATGGCCGAGCGCTACCGGGCGGTGAGCGGTCTGAACACCGACACCATCAGCTCGATCGACCGCCGGTTCGTCGAGCAGCGCGGTGGCCTCGACGGGGTGCGGTTCGTCGGGTTCGACGCCTCCGAGCCCGCGCTGGCCTACGCGCGGGCGGCGGGCTTCGTCGACGACACCCTGCACGCCGACCTGGAGAGCGCCGACCCGACCGACGCCCAGCGCGCGGCACTGGCGGGGGTCGACATCGTGGTGTCCACCGGCTGCGTCGGCTACGTCACCGAGAAGACGATCGGCCGGGTCGCCGAGGTCGGCAGGCCGTGGATGGCGCACTTCGTGCTGCGGATGTTCTCCTTCGCCCCGATCGCCGAGCGGCTGAGCGCGCTGGGCTACCGGACCGAGCGGGTCGACGGGGTGTTCAAGCAGCGCCGGTTCGCCTCGGCCGAGGAACAGGACCAGGTGATCGAGTCGCTCGCGGCGGCCGGGGTCGACCCGAGCGGCCTGGAGTCCGACGGCTGGCTCTACGCACAACTTTTCGTATCCCGGCCTCGAGACACCCACTAG
- a CDS encoding arpA protein: protein MNRMIAPGARVIEQVVDTARYPLADPAGEGWHAAVSQARAELRADGCSVLPDFLRGDLREALRAECAAVAPLAHYDVESVNAYNIPLDADLPEGHPGRLIMERGNAFVARDRIPAESIIHRLYTSELFQRFVAECFELDALHEFADPLAGLCLNVVSPEKGHPWHFDTNEFTVSMLTQQSNTGGVFEYCPNIRSAGSENLDDVAAVLTGEGERLINRLSLRPGDLQLFKGRYSLHRVTPVHGDTARHSAIFAYSERPGVIGSLERTRQLFGRVLPEHLAAAGTVRGDELLD, encoded by the coding sequence ATGAACCGCATGATCGCACCGGGAGCTCGGGTCATCGAGCAGGTCGTGGACACCGCGCGATATCCGCTGGCCGATCCGGCGGGCGAGGGCTGGCACGCCGCGGTTTCCCAGGCGCGCGCCGAATTGCGCGCCGACGGGTGCAGTGTGCTGCCAGACTTCCTCCGCGGCGACCTGCGCGAGGCCCTGCGCGCCGAGTGTGCCGCCGTCGCGCCGCTGGCGCACTATGACGTCGAGTCGGTCAACGCCTACAACATCCCGCTCGACGCCGACCTGCCCGAAGGCCACCCCGGGCGGCTGATCATGGAGCGCGGCAACGCTTTCGTGGCCCGCGACCGGATCCCGGCCGAGTCGATCATCCACCGGCTCTACACCAGTGAGCTGTTCCAGCGGTTCGTCGCCGAGTGCTTCGAACTCGACGCGCTCCACGAGTTCGCCGACCCGCTGGCCGGGCTCTGCCTCAATGTGGTGTCCCCGGAAAAAGGGCATCCCTGGCACTTCGACACCAATGAATTCACCGTCAGCATGCTCACCCAGCAATCGAACACCGGCGGCGTGTTCGAATACTGCCCGAATATCCGGTCGGCCGGATCGGAGAACCTCGACGACGTGGCCGCCGTGCTGACCGGTGAAGGCGAACGGTTGATCAACCGGCTTTCGCTGCGGCCCGGCGACCTACAGCTGTTCAAAGGGCGCTATTCGCTGCACCGGGTGACCCCCGTGCACGGCGACACCGCCCGCCATTCCGCGATCTTCGCCTACAGCGAGCGTCCTGGGGTGATCGGCAGCCTGGAACGGACCAGACAGCTCTTCGGCCGGGTCCTGCCAGAGCACCTGGCCGCCGCGGGCACGGTGCGCGGCGACGAACTCCTGGATTAG
- the recG gene encoding ATP-dependent DNA helicase RecG has product MASLGDKLDRVVGKKSADALNAAFSLETAGELLRHYPRRYAERGQLTEIAGLEVGEHVTVMAKVVSVNKRQMKTKRGSIVEVVLTDGKKSLECAFFNQPWHLDKLRPGLDALFAGKVTAFRNKLQLANPDYQLIDSTEDVNVEEFAGSLIPVYPASAKIQSWQIAQCVHQALGMLDAIDDPFPLELREKLGLSEYDAAVRAIHLPADWSDVESAKTRLKWDEALALQLVLAQRRQAAGARPAPACPPRPDGILDAFDQRLPFTLTKGQVEVGHAITEDLSGSHPMSRLLQGEVGSGKTIVALRAMLQVIDSGRQAALLAPTEVLAAQHARSLAEMMGDLAQGGMLGGADNATSITLLTGSLSAPQRKQAMLDAASGAAGIVVGTHALIQDKVIFADLGFVVVDEQHRFGVEQRDALRARAGENVSPHVLVMTATPIPRTVAMTVYGDLETSALRELPAGRSPISTNVVPVAERPAWLDRVWQRVREEVGKGHQAYVVCPRIGDDAAAEDASGGDEGSDRRPPLAVVDVATELADGALAGLRLGVLHGRLAPDEKDRVMRAFAAAELDVLVATTVIEVGVNVPNATAMVIMDADRFGVSQLHQLRGRVGRGSAPGLCLLVTEMPGGTATRDRLAAVASTLDGFELARLDLEMRREGDILGASQSGSRSGLKMLSLLQDEGVIADARIVAQALIADDPDLGPYPGLATMVGQLVADDRAEYLEKS; this is encoded by the coding sequence ATGGCTTCGCTGGGCGACAAGCTCGATCGGGTGGTGGGCAAGAAGTCGGCCGACGCGCTCAACGCCGCGTTCTCCCTGGAGACCGCGGGCGAGCTGCTGCGCCACTATCCGCGCCGCTACGCCGAGCGCGGCCAGCTCACCGAGATCGCGGGCCTGGAGGTCGGTGAGCACGTCACGGTGATGGCCAAGGTCGTCTCGGTGAACAAGCGCCAGATGAAGACCAAGCGCGGCTCGATCGTCGAGGTCGTGCTGACCGACGGCAAGAAGTCGCTGGAGTGCGCGTTCTTCAACCAGCCGTGGCACCTCGACAAGCTGCGCCCCGGCTTGGACGCGCTGTTCGCGGGCAAGGTCACCGCGTTCCGCAACAAGCTGCAACTGGCCAACCCGGACTATCAGCTCATCGACTCGACCGAGGACGTCAACGTCGAGGAGTTCGCGGGCAGCCTGATCCCGGTCTACCCGGCCTCGGCGAAGATCCAGTCCTGGCAGATCGCCCAGTGCGTGCACCAGGCGCTGGGCATGCTCGACGCCATCGACGACCCGTTCCCCCTGGAACTGCGGGAGAAGCTGGGCCTGTCGGAGTACGACGCGGCCGTGCGCGCGATCCACCTGCCCGCCGACTGGTCCGATGTGGAGTCCGCCAAGACCCGGCTCAAGTGGGACGAGGCGCTGGCGCTGCAGCTCGTGCTCGCCCAGCGCAGGCAGGCCGCGGGCGCCCGCCCCGCGCCCGCGTGCCCGCCCCGGCCCGACGGGATCCTCGACGCGTTCGACCAGCGGCTCCCGTTCACCCTGACCAAGGGCCAGGTGGAGGTGGGCCACGCCATCACCGAGGACCTCTCCGGCAGCCATCCGATGAGCAGGCTGCTGCAGGGCGAGGTCGGCTCCGGCAAGACGATCGTGGCGCTGCGCGCGATGCTGCAGGTGATCGACTCGGGCAGGCAGGCCGCGCTGCTGGCGCCGACCGAGGTCCTGGCCGCCCAGCACGCCCGCTCGCTGGCCGAGATGATGGGCGACCTCGCGCAGGGCGGCATGCTCGGCGGCGCCGACAACGCCACCAGCATCACCCTGCTCACCGGCTCCCTGTCGGCCCCGCAGCGCAAGCAGGCCATGCTCGACGCGGCCAGCGGGGCGGCGGGCATCGTGGTCGGCACGCACGCGCTGATCCAGGACAAGGTGATCTTCGCCGACCTGGGCTTCGTCGTGGTCGACGAGCAGCACCGCTTCGGCGTCGAGCAGCGCGACGCGCTGCGGGCGCGGGCGGGGGAGAACGTCAGCCCGCACGTGCTGGTCATGACCGCGACGCCGATCCCGCGCACCGTCGCCATGACGGTCTACGGCGACCTGGAGACCTCCGCGCTGCGCGAGCTGCCCGCGGGCCGCTCGCCGATCTCGACCAACGTGGTGCCCGTCGCCGAGCGGCCCGCCTGGCTCGACCGAGTCTGGCAGCGCGTGCGCGAGGAGGTCGGCAAGGGGCACCAGGCTTATGTGGTGTGCCCGCGCATCGGCGACGACGCCGCGGCCGAGGACGCCTCCGGCGGCGACGAGGGCTCAGACCGGCGTCCGCCGCTCGCGGTGGTGGACGTGGCCACCGAACTGGCCGACGGCGCGCTCGCCGGGCTGCGGCTCGGGGTCCTGCACGGACGGCTCGCCCCGGACGAGAAGGACCGGGTGATGCGGGCCTTCGCCGCCGCCGAACTCGACGTGCTGGTCGCCACCACCGTGATCGAGGTCGGCGTCAACGTCCCCAACGCCACCGCGATGGTCATCATGGACGCCGACCGCTTCGGTGTCAGCCAACTGCACCAGCTGCGCGGCCGGGTCGGCCGGGGGAGCGCGCCCGGACTCTGCCTGCTGGTCACCGAGATGCCCGGCGGCACCGCCACCCGCGACCGGCTGGCCGCCGTAGCGTCCACTTTGGACGGATTCGAGCTGGCCAGGCTCGACCTGGAGATGCGCCGCGAGGGCGACATCCTCGGCGCCAGCCAGTCCGGGTCCCGCTCGGGGCTGAAGATGCTGTCGCTGCTGCAGGACGAGGGGGTCATCGCCGACGCGCGGATCGTGGCGCAGGCGCTCATCGCCGACGATCCCGATCTTGGGCCCTATCCCGGATTGGCCACCATGGTCGGCCAACTCGTCGCCGACGACCGCGCGGAATATCTGGAAAAGTCCTGA